The following proteins are encoded in a genomic region of Phycisphaera sp.:
- the hrpA gene encoding ATP-dependent RNA helicase HrpA, giving the protein MGGHSTNILDQARRLSRELDGVMLADRRRLRRELRTLRDQFSHGQHGANADSRLAQIRNRIEMSAERRSKRLANMPTPSFDLDLPVLAARAEIEEAVRDNQVVVVCGETGSGKTTQLPKICLGLGRGAGGLIGHTQPRRIAARSVSARIADELGVELGGLVGYQVRFDERHGEDTAVKVMTDGVLLAETQRDRWLDKYDTIIVDEAHERSLNIDFLLGYLKRLMPRRPDLRIIVTSATIDPERFSRHFDDAPILEVSGRTYPVEMRYEPPGVDLTDTRELVNATVDAVNNVCHEGQGDVLVFLPGEREIREVAKNLEKGRHQNRSVLPLYSRLSAEEQNRVFRPGAGRRIVLATNVAETSITVPGIRFVVDPGLARLNRYSPRTRVQRLPIENISRASADQRAGRCGRVGPGICVRLYDENSYESRPRFTDPEIVRTNLAGVILQMKALKLGDIEDFPLLERPDRRAVQDGLQTLRELSAIDEEQKLTKIGRELARLPIDPRIGRILIAAAREDCLNEVLVIASALSVQDPRERPFDQRDKADALHAEYDHPESDFLAYWNLWEIAHGGRRNITTGRLGNLCRSRMLSFTRMREWIDTQKQLRGLMVEMGYHVNSKPATFSEIHKAILAGFLGSIGKKGEKKEFQGVGQSFVIHPSSAILEGAKRKDAPALDWIVSAELVRTTKLFARTCARVRPTWIEQVAGDLCKRTYDNPHFRAGAGKVYAFERVSLFGLEIIGRRRVDYGRVNPAEARELFIHHGLVDGQLKTDAPALEANKQLQDDLRTLEDKARRRDLVADIQRRFAFYEKRLPEDVWTAERFETWRRQMEKEEPGRLAMTTGDLLLSDASAITPEKYPDKAEVSGTRLPLTYRFEPGEADDGVTVNVPIEALGRLRTSDLDWMVPGLLAERAQAMLRALPKAVRRNIDAKVVAQEFAEAHSETKNDTDPPMLAEALALHVSKLTGVDTDANELASAPVPEHTRPNIRIIDGKGQQLAESRDLMGLKARLSGRLRDALLKADRRWPDRRHITAWDFDKLPEQLEIRRPGVHVVAYPAIVDMGESVRTAMLERPEAAEAVNRRGVRRLMMLAARRTLKQQVEKLPAMDGLLATYAVLGTSSQLKDDLLALVAEMAFMEGKPLPRTKDEMDAAIEDGLGDLGQAADRAVKLADEILARAVRLRARTEGNLPPPQQPAAADIAEHVYALTPAGFLSCTPPQWLARLPRYLDANRLRLDKLRGTAIDRDHRAMAAIAHHEQRRRRVLGLGADAAQEAMDRCPALAEYRWMCEELRVSTYAQELGVAVPVSDAKLEALWRRVLEDAMGVAPELATVA; this is encoded by the coding sequence ATGGGCGGACACTCTACGAACATCCTGGACCAAGCCCGACGCCTATCGCGTGAGCTCGATGGTGTCATGCTCGCCGATCGGCGACGGCTTCGGCGTGAGCTGCGCACGCTCCGAGACCAGTTCTCGCACGGCCAGCACGGAGCCAACGCCGATTCTCGGCTTGCGCAGATTCGCAATCGCATCGAGATGTCCGCCGAACGCCGTAGCAAACGGTTAGCGAACATGCCCACGCCCAGCTTCGACCTCGACCTCCCGGTGCTCGCCGCCCGAGCCGAGATCGAAGAAGCCGTCCGCGACAACCAGGTCGTCGTCGTCTGCGGCGAGACCGGCTCGGGCAAGACCACCCAGCTCCCCAAGATCTGTCTTGGGTTGGGTCGCGGCGCGGGTGGGCTCATCGGGCACACCCAGCCCCGGCGCATCGCGGCCCGAAGCGTGTCGGCACGCATCGCCGACGAATTGGGCGTTGAACTCGGGGGCCTCGTGGGGTATCAGGTCCGCTTCGACGAACGCCACGGCGAGGACACGGCCGTCAAGGTCATGACCGACGGCGTGCTGCTGGCCGAGACCCAGCGCGACCGCTGGCTGGACAAGTACGACACCATCATCGTGGACGAAGCGCACGAGCGCAGCCTGAACATCGACTTCCTGCTGGGCTACCTCAAGCGGCTGATGCCCCGCCGCCCCGACCTGCGCATCATCGTCACCAGCGCAACCATCGATCCCGAGCGCTTCAGCCGGCACTTCGACGACGCGCCGATCCTTGAGGTGTCGGGCCGTACCTACCCCGTCGAGATGCGCTACGAGCCACCCGGCGTCGACCTCACTGACACGCGCGAGTTGGTGAACGCGACTGTCGACGCGGTAAATAATGTCTGCCACGAGGGCCAGGGCGACGTGCTCGTGTTCCTGCCCGGCGAGCGCGAGATCCGCGAGGTCGCCAAGAACTTGGAGAAGGGCCGCCACCAGAATCGCAGCGTGCTGCCCTTGTACTCGCGGCTCTCGGCCGAGGAGCAGAACCGCGTGTTCCGCCCGGGTGCGGGCCGCCGCATCGTTCTGGCCACCAATGTTGCCGAAACAAGCATCACCGTGCCGGGCATCCGCTTCGTCGTCGACCCCGGGCTGGCGCGGCTCAACCGCTACAGCCCGCGCACGCGTGTGCAGCGCCTGCCCATCGAGAACATCAGCCGCGCCTCGGCCGACCAGCGGGCGGGCCGCTGCGGCCGCGTGGGCCCGGGCATCTGCGTGCGTCTCTACGACGAGAACAGCTACGAGAGCCGCCCGCGATTTACCGACCCGGAGATCGTCCGCACCAATCTGGCCGGCGTGATCCTGCAGATGAAGGCCCTGAAGCTGGGCGACATCGAGGACTTCCCGCTGCTGGAGCGGCCCGATCGCCGGGCCGTGCAGGACGGGCTGCAGACCCTCCGCGAACTGAGCGCCATCGACGAGGAGCAGAAGCTCACGAAGATTGGGCGTGAACTAGCGAGGCTCCCCATCGATCCGCGCATCGGCCGCATCCTCATCGCCGCCGCGCGCGAAGACTGCCTCAACGAGGTGCTGGTCATCGCCAGCGCGCTGAGCGTGCAAGACCCGCGCGAGCGTCCCTTCGACCAGCGCGACAAGGCCGACGCCTTGCACGCCGAGTACGACCACCCCGAGAGCGACTTCCTGGCGTACTGGAACCTCTGGGAGATCGCCCACGGCGGACGCCGGAACATCACCACCGGCCGCCTGGGCAACCTGTGCCGGAGCCGGATGCTGAGCTTTACGCGCATGCGCGAGTGGATCGACACGCAGAAGCAGCTCCGCGGGCTGATGGTCGAGATGGGCTACCACGTGAACAGCAAGCCCGCAACGTTCAGCGAGATCCACAAGGCCATCCTGGCCGGCTTCCTCGGCAGCATCGGCAAGAAGGGCGAGAAGAAGGAGTTTCAGGGCGTCGGCCAGAGCTTCGTCATCCACCCCAGCAGCGCGATCCTCGAAGGTGCCAAACGCAAGGACGCCCCGGCTCTCGACTGGATCGTGTCGGCCGAGCTCGTACGCACGACCAAGCTCTTCGCCCGCACCTGCGCACGCGTGCGGCCCACATGGATCGAGCAGGTCGCCGGCGACCTGTGCAAGCGCACCTACGACAACCCCCATTTCCGCGCCGGAGCGGGCAAGGTCTACGCCTTCGAGCGTGTCTCGCTGTTCGGCTTGGAGATCATCGGCCGCCGCCGCGTCGACTACGGCCGTGTAAACCCCGCCGAGGCCCGCGAGCTCTTCATCCATCATGGCCTGGTCGACGGCCAGCTCAAGACCGACGCCCCCGCACTCGAGGCCAACAAGCAACTCCAGGACGATCTCCGCACGCTCGAAGACAAGGCCCGTCGGCGTGACCTGGTCGCCGACATCCAACGCCGCTTCGCGTTCTACGAGAAGCGCCTGCCCGAAGACGTCTGGACCGCCGAGCGATTCGAGACCTGGCGACGGCAAATGGAGAAGGAAGAACCCGGCCGCCTGGCGATGACCACCGGCGACCTGCTGCTCAGCGACGCCTCGGCCATCACGCCAGAGAAGTATCCCGACAAGGCCGAAGTCTCGGGCACGCGACTGCCGCTCACGTATCGCTTCGAGCCCGGCGAGGCCGACGACGGCGTGACGGTCAACGTTCCTATCGAGGCCCTCGGCCGCCTGCGCACGAGCGACCTCGATTGGATGGTGCCGGGCTTGCTCGCCGAACGTGCTCAGGCCATGCTCCGCGCCCTGCCCAAGGCCGTGCGTCGTAATATTGACGCGAAGGTTGTCGCCCAAGAGTTCGCCGAAGCGCACTCGGAAACCAAGAACGACACCGACCCGCCCATGCTGGCCGAGGCGCTCGCGTTGCACGTCTCGAAGCTCACCGGCGTCGACACCGACGCGAACGAGCTCGCATCGGCCCCGGTGCCCGAGCACACGCGGCCCAACATTCGAATCATCGATGGCAAGGGCCAGCAACTTGCCGAGAGCCGAGACCTGATGGGCTTGAAAGCTCGCCTGTCGGGTCGCCTGCGCGACGCGCTTCTCAAGGCCGACCGGCGCTGGCCAGATCGCCGGCACATTACCGCGTGGGACTTCGACAAGCTCCCCGAACAACTCGAGATCCGCCGCCCCGGCGTGCATGTGGTCGCCTATCCCGCCATCGTCGATATGGGCGAGAGCGTCCGAACCGCGATGCTCGAGCGCCCCGAAGCCGCGGAAGCGGTCAACCGTCGGGGTGTGCGCCGGCTGATGATGCTCGCCGCCCGCCGCACCCTCAAGCAGCAGGTCGAGAAGCTCCCCGCGATGGACGGGTTGCTCGCAACCTACGCCGTGCTCGGCACGTCGTCGCAACTCAAGGACGATCTGCTCGCCCTCGTCGCCGAAATGGCGTTCATGGAGGGCAAGCCCCTGCCTCGCACGAAGGATGAAATGGACGCGGCGATCGAGGACGGTCTCGGCGACCTCGGCCAGGCCGCCGATCGAGCGGTCAAACTGGCCGACGAGATCCTCGCCCGTGCCGTCCGCCTCCGCGCGCGCACCGAGGGCAATCTACCACCGCCCCAACAGCCCGCCGCAGCCGACATCGCCGAGCACGTGTATGCCCTCACGCCGGCCGGCTTCCTCTCATGCACGCCACCGCAATGGCTCGCGCGCCTGCCGCGTTATCTCGACGCCAACCGCCTCCGCCTCGACAAGCTCCGCGGCACCGCCATCGATCGCGACCACCGCGCGATGGCCGCCATCGCCCACCACGAGCAGCGTCGCCGCCGCGTACTCGGACTGGGTGCCGACGCCGCCCAGGAGGCCATGGACCGCTGCCCCGCGCTTGCGGAGTATCGCTGGATGTGCGAGGAACTCCGCGTGTCGACCTACGCCCAGGAACTCGGCGTCGCCGTGCCCGTCAGCGATGCCAAGCTCGAAGCCCTCTGGCGGCGCGTGCTCGAAGACGCAATGGGCGTGGCGCCGGAACTCGCCACCGTCGCGTAA